The nucleotide sequence TGTGTATCTACCTCTGAAACACAATGGGAACTCACTGCCTCCTGTGGGACACCAGAGAACAAACTGCTCACTGCCAAAAGTGTAGCTACAAAGACGACGACAACAGAATTTAGGTCAATAGGGATAAAGGCATGGTAACCCTGCTGATCCTGCTGTAGCTCCACAGAACAAGTAGATGAACAGTAGACAGAACAGTAGTAGACTCTCAGGTGGAATTGGAGCGTTGCTGTGTGTAATGGGGGATTGTATGTTGGACCGTTATGGTGAAGATGATTTTCAGAGTTGTGAAGGCTTTGACGATTGGTCTACGTTCAGCTCTGTGGACTGGACAGAACCCGAGCAAGATGGCAGTGGGTTTTCAGACTGGGGTGCATTCCAGGACAATACCAGCACAGAGGAATCATCAACCCTACCTGTGGCAGAAGCAGGAACTTTCGAGTTTcctgaaaatgtatgttttatagtttttcacatttttaaaaaaaaaaaaatttctgtggCTGCATGATTATCATTTACTGTTTCAAAATTGGCCTACTTTCAAACTGTTACATCCTGACTGAAATGTTATTGTGGTATTTGAtgcttgtgttccacagaatgaAAATGGCGAAAAGGGGAATCCCTGGTTCATTTTTAATGGCTGTTTTCAAGTTGAGGGGGGAGAGAAAGACCCTGCCGTTATGGAAATCCCTACATTGTCTGTGCTACAGC is from Cyprinus carpio isolate SPL01 chromosome B17, ASM1834038v1, whole genome shotgun sequence and encodes:
- the LOC109063804 gene encoding uncharacterized protein LOC109063804, giving the protein MNSRQNSSRLSGGIGALLCVMGDCMLDRYGEDDFQSCEGFDDWSTFSSVDWTEPEQDGSGFSDWGAFQDNTSTEESSTLPVAEAGTFEFPENNENGEKGNPWFIFNGCFQVEGGEKDPAVMEIPTLSVLQQSTLDKPSQSAAISSEAANFWCHLQSGSKILRLSGPKPKLHSHEELLKTLQLGQPDTSTDSQTTTLLNLELEDPEYPAGALIQTKLMPSSQCRNTPGFFYQISRQWLSQYNVNLLPYQNKKDPLQ